A stretch of the Aegilops tauschii subsp. strangulata cultivar AL8/78 chromosome 4, Aet v6.0, whole genome shotgun sequence genome encodes the following:
- the LOC109743103 gene encoding aspartic proteinase Asp1 produces the protein MAAAGWSSAAFLALLLLLLPFAPSPARAATPGKSPSPTSTAVFQLQGAVYPIGHYYVTMNIGDPAKPYFLDVDTGSDLSWLQCDAPCQSCNKVPHPWYKPTKNKIVPCAASLCTSLSPNKKCAVPQQCDYQIKYTDKATSLGVLVADNFTLSLRNSSTVRANLTFGCGYDQQVGKNGAVQAATDGLLALGKGSVSLLSQLKQQGITKNVVGHCFSTNGGGFLFFGDDIVPTSRVTWVPMARTTSGNYYSPGSGTLYFDRRSLGVKPMEVVFDSGSTYTYFAAQPYQATVSALKAGLSKSLKEVSDVSLPLCWKGQKVFKSVSEVKNDFKSLFLNFGKNSVMEIPPENYLIVTKYGNVCLGILDGTAAKQTFNIIGDITMQDQMIIYDNEKGQLGWIRGSCSRSSKSIMSNFP, from the exons ATGGCGGCCGCCGGGTGGTCCTCGGCCGCCTTCctcgcactcctcctcctcctgctcccgtTCGCGCCCAGCCCAGCACGCGCGGCGACGCCGGGGAAGTCCCCGTCGCCcacgtccaccgccgtgttccagCTCCAGGGCGCCGTCTATCCCATCGG GCATTACTATGTCACCATGAACATTGGGGACCCGGCGAAGCCCTACTTCCTGGACGTCGACACCGGCAGCGACCTCAGCTGGCTGCAGTGCGACGCCCCCTGCCAAAGCTGCAACAAG GTGCCACACCCATGGTACAAGCCAACAAAGAACAAGATTGTTCCCTGTGCAGCTTCGCTCTGCACTAGTTTGAGCCCTAACAAGAAATGCGCCGTACCACAGCAATGTGATTACCAGATCAAGTACACGGACAAGGCAACTTCACTCGGCGTGCTCGTCGCTGACAACTTTACACTGTCCCTGAGGAATTCATCCACTGTCCGTGCCAACCTCACCTTTGG CTGTGGATATGATCAGCAAGTGGGAAAGAATGGCGCAGTGCAGGCGGCGACGGACGGCTTGCTTGCGCTTGGGAAAGGATCAGTTAGCCTGCTCTCGCAGCTCAAGCAGCAAGGGATTACCAAGAATGTTGTTGGCCATTGCTTCAGCACGAATGGAGGAGGCTTCCTGTTCTTCGGGGATGATATCGTACCCACCTCGCGTGTAACTTGGGTTCCCATGGCTCGTACCACATCTGG GAATTACTACTCACCTGGCTCAGGAACACTGTACTTCGACCGACGCTCGCTAGGGGTGAAGCCAATGGAGGTGGTATTTGACAGCGGTAGTACCTACACCTACTTTGCCGCCCAGCCATACCAAGCAACTGTGTCTGCG CTCAAAGCTGGTCTCAGCAAGTCACTTAAAGAAGTCTCAGACGTCAGTCTGCCTCTTTGCTGGAAAGGGCAGAAGGTATTCAAATCTGTGTCAGAGGTCAAGAACGATTTCAAGTCACTGTTCTTGAACTTTGGCAAGAATTCTGTCATGGAGATCCCTCCGGAAAACTACCTCATTGTCACT AAATATGGGAATGTGTGCTTAGGCATCCTTGATGGTACGGCTGCTAAACAGACATTCAACATAATTGGAG ACATCACAATGCAGGATCAGATGATAATTTATGACAATGAGAAAGGGCAGCTTGGATGGATCCGTGGGTCATGCAGTAGAAGCTCTAAGTCTATTATGTCTAACTTTCCATGA